In Archangium violaceum, the following are encoded in one genomic region:
- a CDS encoding GPW/gp25 family protein yields MARRPFLDRFSSRGPTARDALGPVVRNLEAVLNTREGYGYFQQGFGLGDYTGDRGGKELVPFLTEELQRQVTQYEPRLRDVAVTLRGQDGALCLHFDVTGLLGGEALRLRLIFDTVSSRVRLERKD; encoded by the coding sequence ATGGCGCGCCGCCCCTTTCTCGACAGGTTCTCCAGCCGTGGTCCCACCGCTCGGGATGCCCTGGGCCCCGTGGTGCGCAACCTCGAGGCCGTGCTCAACACCCGAGAGGGCTACGGCTACTTCCAGCAGGGCTTCGGCCTCGGGGACTACACCGGGGACCGGGGCGGCAAGGAGCTGGTCCCTTTCCTCACGGAGGAGTTGCAGCGCCAGGTGACGCAGTACGAGCCGCGGCTGCGCGACGTGGCGGTGACGCTGAGGGGCCAGGATGGAGCGTTGTGTCTGCACTTCGATGTGACGGGCCTGCTGGGCGGGGAAGCCCTCCGGCTGCGCCTCATCTTCGACACCGTGAGCAGCCGGGTGCGGCTCGAAAGGAAGGACTGA
- the tssK gene encoding type VI secretion system baseplate subunit TssK, with amino-acid sequence MNPHKIARVRWQAGQMLLPEHFRAQDEVLLAETLLTAELTGLPLSGIGALELNRAQLAEGTFALSSLTAIMPGGHLVQVPGNATVAPVSLDETGRSRLTLYLHLMHETRGAEGIPLYEKDPPALHRSLHILQLSMEQALDGAISTLALAELTKDEHGRWSLSREQLPPLLRASPHPFLDGLLTRLDEMLDQARGQLRTAIRDTFVRGDRLSNARRALCEVRRVQGLRADMRHGLHPPTYQLFEVLRRLYLELCCYLECEPEEELPAYEHDQPGPGLWRWMELLDRGLRPTSANKRSYRPFECREGRFVLSPLPQEEPMPNDFYLLVRRHERDKPRSLDGVKLASPLRLPTVRRMALKGLTFRHVPYPSFPHSFDSDIDWYQLTTEGDEWQAALREDGVALPVTPPLEGAQLFLFWRRT; translated from the coding sequence ATGAATCCCCACAAGATCGCACGCGTCCGCTGGCAGGCGGGGCAGATGCTCCTGCCCGAGCACTTCCGGGCCCAGGACGAGGTCCTCCTCGCCGAAACCCTGCTCACGGCCGAGCTCACGGGCCTGCCCTTGTCTGGCATTGGTGCGCTCGAGCTCAACCGGGCGCAACTGGCCGAGGGCACCTTCGCCCTCAGCTCGTTGACGGCCATCATGCCGGGCGGCCACCTGGTGCAGGTGCCCGGCAACGCCACCGTGGCGCCCGTCTCGTTGGACGAGACGGGCCGCTCGCGGCTCACCCTGTACCTGCACCTGATGCACGAGACGCGCGGCGCCGAGGGCATCCCCCTGTACGAGAAGGACCCCCCGGCGCTCCACCGCTCGCTGCACATCCTGCAACTCTCCATGGAGCAGGCCCTCGATGGGGCGATCAGCACCCTGGCGCTCGCCGAGCTCACCAAGGACGAGCACGGCAGATGGTCGCTCTCGCGGGAGCAGCTTCCCCCGCTGCTGCGGGCGAGCCCCCATCCGTTCCTCGATGGGCTGCTCACCCGCCTGGATGAAATGTTGGATCAGGCACGCGGGCAGCTGCGCACCGCCATCCGCGACACCTTCGTGCGAGGCGACCGGCTCTCCAATGCCCGGCGCGCCCTGTGCGAGGTGCGCCGTGTCCAGGGCCTGCGCGCGGACATGCGCCATGGCCTGCACCCACCCACGTACCAGCTCTTCGAGGTCCTCCGCCGGCTGTACCTCGAGCTGTGCTGCTACCTGGAGTGCGAGCCGGAAGAGGAGCTGCCCGCCTACGAGCACGACCAGCCCGGCCCGGGACTGTGGCGGTGGATGGAGCTGCTCGACCGGGGCCTCCGCCCGACGAGCGCGAACAAGCGCTCGTACCGGCCCTTCGAGTGCCGCGAGGGACGCTTCGTGCTCTCGCCCCTCCCCCAGGAGGAGCCCATGCCCAATGACTTCTACCTGCTGGTGCGGCGCCACGAGCGCGACAAGCCCCGCTCCCTGGATGGCGTGAAGCTCGCCAGCCCGCTGCGCCTGCCGACGGTGCGGCGCATGGCTCTCAAGGGGCTGACCTTCCGCCACGTCCCCTACCCTTCGTTCCCCCACTCCTTCGACTCGGACATCGACTGGTACCAGCTCACCACCGAGGGCGACGAGTGGCAGGCGGCCCTGCGCGAGGACGGCGTGGCCCTCCCCGTCACCCCGCCGCTGGAGGGTGCCCAGCTCTTCCTCTTCTGGCGGAGGACGTGA
- the tssC gene encoding type VI secretion system contractile sheath large subunit, producing the protein MAERNYLQDIFKSRGLGAPPASAEPMIGSGLIPTSLQESEISTDSRFLSALAALLHNVKPLKDEDNRPRFDKGQVMNAVARLDEIIEAQVNEILHHETFQKAEATWRGVEDLVNHTNFQANITIDLLDVSKQELAQDFEKNASSIFSSALFNKVYTREYDQYGGRPFGVMLGLYEFTASRPDLLWLERMSWVANAAHCPFVASASYKFFDCESVEQLESLKSLDGVLNHPRYGKWAELRESESGAYVSLALPRYVVRLPYNPVTNPCEVLNFTEEAHGDSKKYLWGNAAILFGRNLASAFELSGWCQSIRGPKGGGRIQGLPVDTFTLRGQQEMQMPVEMCIPDFREYEFVRHGFMPLVYRKNEAEATFFSTPSIKRAKRYKDPKDSENAQLVTNLAYTFSITRLAHYVKSIMRDNIGSSADEVYIHQQISTWLMDYVTAVTNPDDLTLRRFPFKAAQVQVVKRSGEIGWYDCKVSVLPHIQFEGLNVELQLESRLG; encoded by the coding sequence ATGGCTGAGAGAAACTACCTGCAGGACATCTTCAAGAGCCGGGGCCTGGGCGCCCCTCCGGCGTCCGCCGAGCCCATGATCGGCTCGGGCCTGATCCCCACCTCACTCCAGGAGAGCGAGATCTCCACCGACAGCCGTTTCCTGTCCGCGCTGGCGGCGCTGCTCCACAACGTGAAGCCGCTCAAGGACGAGGACAACCGGCCGCGCTTCGACAAGGGCCAGGTGATGAACGCCGTGGCCCGCCTGGATGAGATCATCGAGGCCCAGGTGAATGAAATCCTCCACCACGAGACCTTCCAGAAGGCGGAGGCCACGTGGCGCGGCGTGGAGGACCTAGTCAACCACACCAACTTCCAGGCCAACATCACCATCGACCTGCTGGACGTGTCCAAGCAGGAGCTGGCCCAGGACTTCGAGAAGAACGCGAGCAGCATCTTCTCCAGCGCGCTCTTCAACAAGGTCTACACCCGCGAGTACGACCAGTACGGCGGGCGGCCGTTCGGCGTGATGCTCGGACTGTATGAGTTCACGGCGTCGCGGCCGGACCTGCTGTGGCTGGAGCGCATGAGCTGGGTGGCCAACGCCGCGCACTGCCCCTTCGTGGCCTCGGCCAGCTACAAGTTCTTCGACTGCGAGAGCGTCGAGCAGCTCGAGTCGCTCAAGAGCCTGGACGGCGTGCTCAACCACCCGCGCTACGGCAAGTGGGCGGAGCTGCGCGAGAGCGAGTCGGGGGCCTACGTCAGCCTGGCGCTGCCGCGCTACGTGGTGCGGCTGCCGTACAACCCGGTCACCAACCCGTGCGAGGTGCTCAACTTCACCGAGGAGGCCCACGGCGACTCGAAGAAGTACCTCTGGGGCAACGCCGCCATCCTCTTCGGACGCAACCTGGCGAGCGCCTTCGAGCTGTCCGGCTGGTGCCAGTCCATCCGCGGCCCCAAGGGCGGCGGGCGCATCCAGGGCCTGCCGGTGGACACCTTCACCCTGCGCGGTCAGCAGGAAATGCAGATGCCGGTGGAGATGTGCATCCCGGACTTCCGGGAGTACGAGTTCGTCCGCCACGGATTCATGCCGCTGGTGTACCGGAAGAACGAGGCGGAGGCGACGTTCTTCAGCACCCCCTCCATCAAGCGCGCCAAGCGCTACAAGGACCCGAAGGACTCGGAGAACGCGCAGCTCGTCACCAACCTGGCCTACACGTTCTCCATCACCCGGCTCGCGCACTACGTGAAGAGCATCATGCGCGACAACATCGGCAGTTCGGCCGACGAGGTCTACATCCACCAGCAGATCAGCACCTGGCTGATGGACTACGTCACCGCAGTGACCAACCCGGATGACCTCACGCTGCGCCGCTTCCCCTTCAAGGCCGCCCAGGTCCAGGTGGTGAAGCGCTCGGGAGAGATCGGCTGGTACGACTGCAAGGTCTCCGTCCTCCCCCACATCCAGTTCGAGGGCCTCAACGTCGAGCTCCAGCTCGAGTCGCGGCTCGGCTAG
- the tssB gene encoding type VI secretion system contractile sheath small subunit — translation MPIQDKLPTSRITLTYRTTINGQEEEVDLPFRMLVLADLSFGSAKDRKVDLDERKLRSVKPGGLDDLMKDMNMSIEFQVPDKTAADGQGSLNVTLPLEKMKSFHPDEFVQHVPKLKALLVLRKLLLEMQADIDNRKDLWRTLSELYANPEDIEKLLESDSLKGFENLRLPAGGTADA, via the coding sequence TTGCCCATCCAAGACAAACTTCCCACCTCGCGCATCACCCTCACCTACCGCACCACCATCAATGGGCAGGAGGAGGAGGTCGACCTGCCCTTCCGCATGCTCGTCCTCGCCGATCTCTCCTTTGGCTCGGCGAAGGACCGGAAGGTGGACCTGGACGAGCGCAAGCTGCGCTCCGTCAAGCCCGGCGGCCTGGACGACCTGATGAAGGACATGAACATGTCCATCGAGTTCCAGGTGCCGGACAAGACCGCCGCGGACGGCCAGGGCTCGCTCAACGTGACGCTGCCCCTCGAGAAGATGAAGTCCTTCCACCCCGACGAGTTCGTCCAGCACGTGCCCAAGCTCAAGGCCCTGCTCGTGCTCCGCAAGCTGCTGCTGGAGATGCAGGCGGACATCGACAACCGCAAGGACCTCTGGCGCACGCTCTCCGAGCTGTACGCCAACCCCGAGGACATCGAGAAGCTGCTGGAGAGCGACTCGCTCAAGGGCTTCGAGAACCTGCGCCTGCCTGCTGGCGGCACGGCGGACGCCTGA